The following coding sequences lie in one Musa acuminata AAA Group cultivar baxijiao chromosome BXJ1-8, Cavendish_Baxijiao_AAA, whole genome shotgun sequence genomic window:
- the LOC135587853 gene encoding uncharacterized protein At4g06744-like: protein MDRRRSFCFSPMQLFLFFSGLLLIPTLSSSSSSSRSDREALEIGIGIGIGGEPPPPPPPPEAQPRMPPSSPQQPQPCDFENILQYRAYFVIQRFKRTITCDPLNKTDTWRGFKLCNNDGDGYQGFYCETPPNRKNMRTIASVDFNGFKLGAPTVSRFVDQLPDLALFHANSNNLGGTVPYIRTLPFFYELDISNNDFSGGFPVNVLPLVNLSFLDLRYNGFASPLPPSVFLIQTQVLFLNNNKFYQHIPDNLGSTPAAYITFAYNDFTGPIPSSIGKACETLIEILFLGNRLSGCLPFEVGLLKKATVFDAGSNQLTGPIPLSFGCLEKVEQLNLAGNQLCGEVPDVVCRLAKYGNLVNLSLSDNYFTSLAPSCISLIHSNVLDVRKNCIPWLPHQRSPEECAWFLKLPKVFCPNAHYIPCHLPWEGRDELDSSASSSPAVDGGRDKSPASGYTTYQALHHHDKP, encoded by the coding sequence ATGGATCGCCGACGCAGCTTCTGCTTCTCGCCCATGCAACTGTTCCTCTTCTTCTCGGGGCTGCTGCTCATCCCCActctcagcagcagcagcagcagcagcagaagtgaCAGGGAAGCCCTTGAGATTGGCATCGGCATCGGCATCGGCGGcgagcctccgcctccgcctccgcctccggaaGCTCAGCCCAGAATGCCTCCTTCTTctccgcagcagccgcagccttgCGACTTCGAGAACATCCTGCAGTACAGAGCCTATTTCGTCATCCAGCGGTTCAAGAGAACCATCACCTGCGATCCCTTGAACAAGACCGACACGTGGCGCGGGTTCAAGTTATGCAACAACGACGGCGATGGCTACCAAGGCTTCTACTGCGAGACGCCGCCCAACCGGAAAAACATGCGAACCATCGCCTCCGTCGACTTCAATGGCTTCAAGCTCGGGGCCCCAACCGTCTCAAGGTTCGTCGACCAGCTCCCCGACCTCGCGCTCTTCCATGCCAACTCCAACAACTTAGGCGGCACCGTCCCGTACATCCGTACACTTCCATTCTTCTACGAGCTCGACATCAGCAACAACGACTTCTCCGGCGGATTCCCCGTCAACGTGCTCCCCCTCGTCAACCTCTCCTTCCTCGACCTCCGCTACAACGGCTTCGCCAGCCCCCTCCCGCCTTCCGTCTTCCTCATCCAAACCCAGGTGCTCTTCCTCAACAACAACAAGTTCTACCAGCACATACCCGACAACCTCGGCAGCACCCCCGCCGCCTACATCACCTTCGCCTACAACGACTTCACCGGCCCCATCCCTAGCTCCATCGGCAAAGCTTGCGAGACGCTGATCGAGATCCTGTTCCTCGGCAACCGGCTCTCCGGCTGCCTCCCCTTCGAGGTGGGGCTGCTGAAGAAGGCCACGGTGTTCGATGCCGGGTCCAACCAGCTCACCGGCCCAATCCCCCTCTCCTTCGGGTGCTTGGAGAAGGTGGAGCAGCTCAACCTGGCGGGGAACCAGCTCTGCGGGGAGGTGCCCGACGTGGTGTGCCGGCTGGCCAAGTACGGCAACCTGGTCAACCTCTCCCTCTCCGACAACTACTTCACGTCTTTGGCGCCCAGCTGCATCAGCTTGATCCATTCGAATGTGTTGGACGTGAGGAAGAACTGCATTCCGTGGCTGCCCCACCAGAGGTCGCCGGAGGAGTGCGCCTGGTTCCTGAAGCTCCCCAAGGTCTTCTGCCCCAACGCGCACTACATTCCCTGCCACTTGCCATGGGAGGGCAGGGACGAGCTCGATTCGTCCGCATCGTCGTCGCCGGCGGTGGATGGAGGGAGGGACAAAAGTCCGGCGTCTGGGTACACCACTTACCAGGCCCTGCACCACCATGACAAGCCATAA